Genomic segment of Xanthobacter dioxanivorans:
CAGCCGGGACGTGCCGCTTTGAGCCGCAGAACGATGGCGATTGCAAGAGCCCCCGGCGGGAGCGCGAGCTGAGCTGCGGCCCGCGGCCGACCGCTCGATGGGCGCAGGCCCACCCCGCGCGTGCGCCGCGGCATCTGCGCGGCGCGCCGCGCACCGAATTCGTGGGTGCAGAGGAGCCCGACGGAAATCGCCAAAGCGCTTGGCATAGGCCGGGTCTCGGCCTGCCGCCTTCTTGAGATCCAAACGCCTCACTGCAAGAAACAGGTCTGACTACCTGCCAGCTTGCCACACCTTGTGAGACGCGCGCCGCCACTCGGCTTGAGCGAGCTCAACGCATGTATTCGGAGACCCACGGAATCGTCCGACCGTAAGTTGCCCGTAAGCTTGGGCGGCGCGTCGCTTGCCGAGCAGCTTCAGGCCCAAGGGTGTGTGCGCACCGGAATGCACGAGAATTGCTCCCCTGCGGGCGCGCCCCTTTTTCTTTGCATGCGGTTCAATGGCGAGGCGGCTGTTTCGGCGGCATATTCAAAGCCAAGCGAGATCATAAAATAATGATATCAATAGGATCTAATGGTCGGAGCAGCAGGATTTGAACCTGCGACCCTCTGCTCCCAAAGCAGATGCGCTACCAGGCTGCGCTATGCTCCGACGGGGGGCACCTGCGATGTTCGTACCGTCTCGCGACTGCTGATGCAAGGTTGCGACGTCGGGGGCGAGACGGGCGGGCACCATCGCCGCTTGATTTTCACGGCGGTGGCGGCGAAATCGGATCGGCCGGGCGCCCACTCGCCCCATCCGGGCGCTGCCGGCGGCATTTTATCGACCTGCTTGCGACACGAGAGGATTTTCCAGATGGCATCCGACGCCGCGCTTTCGGAATGGCTCAGCTCCATGAGCAAGGCGGTGGGCACCGCTCAGGCCCATACCATGGTGCAGCACTTCATTCTTCGGGACATCGTGATCCAGCTCGCCGCCCTGCGCGACGAGCCCGAGGCCTTCATCGCCGCCATGTTCGAGCGCGTGAGCGGCCTCGTCGACCAGTGCGAGCTCGCCGGCAAGCCGGAGATCGAATCCGAGATGCGATGGTACACGGACTCGTTCTTCACCTCGGCAGGCAAGGCGGTGGTGAAGTCCTGAGAAGCGCGCCCAGCGCGACGGGAAGGAGCCGCCGCCCCTCCCCGCCGAGCCGGCTCACTTGTGCGGAAATGCCGCCTGGGATGGCGGCGGATTCCACAGCGGCACGATGATGCGGGTCCAGACGCGCGTGTCGTTGCCGCCGTAATTCTCCTGGTAGACATCCGTGGTGAGATAGGCCTGTACGATCACCGGACCGAAGTCGTAGCCAACGAGCCCGCCCACCGCGAACTGGCTCTGCTTGCCGTAGAATGGCAGCGGCTTGTTGAGGTCGGTGGAGTAATAAGCCACCGGGCCGATCTCGAACTTGCCGAACTTCTTCGTCGCGGTGAGGTCGACATTGAGGAAGTTCGGATTGACCGTGGTGCTCACGCCGTTCGCCTGGATGCCCCATATGGCGTTGGCGGTGAGGTTCCAGCCATCGGCGGTGTAACTCACTGCGAAGCGCTGGTTGAAGGAGGTGGAATCGAACGCCACCCCCGTATTCACCCCCAGATAAAAGCCAGCCATATAGCTGAAGCCGAACCCGTTACCGAGGTCCCAGGCGAGCTGCGCAGCAAAGAAGGGATTGTAGAAACCCGACGTGTAGTCGCCATTCTCGACACCGACCTCGATCAGCGGCGCGGCAGTGAGGAGCTGGAGGCGGCCGCCCAGCAGGAAGACCGGCGTCGCCCATGCGAGCACGGGGATATCCACGCCCACGCAGGTGGTGTCCGGCGAAGTGTTGCGGCAGCCCCAATCCGCAGTGTTGACGAAATAGACCCCCTCCGGCAGCGGCGCGCCGGCGGCGATGCCGACCGTCTCGCCCGGCTGGGTGACGGAGCCGGCGTGGACAGGTGTTGCCACGGCGACAAGCGACAATGCGCCTGCTGCCGCCATTCTTGCGAATGTCGTCATGATTTCCTCCGGTGTGATGCGAGCCTTCGTCCGGGTCCCCGCCGGCGGGCTTCTCGCTTGCGC
This window contains:
- a CDS encoding transporter — encoded protein: MTTFARMAAAGALSLVAVATPVHAGSVTQPGETVGIAAGAPLPEGVYFVNTADWGCRNTSPDTTCVGVDIPVLAWATPVFLLGGRLQLLTAAPLIEVGVENGDYTSGFYNPFFAAQLAWDLGNGFGFSYMAGFYLGVNTGVAFDSTSFNQRFAVSYTADGWNLTANAIWGIQANGVSTTVNPNFLNVDLTATKKFGKFEIGPVAYYSTDLNKPLPFYGKQSQFAVGGLVGYDFGPVIVQAYLTTDVYQENYGGNDTRVWTRIIVPLWNPPPSQAAFPHK